From the genome of Streptomyces sp. NBC_01304:
CCTGTGCCTGTGATGGTCTCTTCCACGATGAACTCAACTCCCGCCGCCACCTCGGGTTACGGGGGCGCACCGCGCAGGTCAGGCGCATCGATCCTGCATCCGGGGCGCATGGGTGCACGGGCGGGGGCGCGCATGCGGATCTGCCGCGGGGGATGGGTAGCCAGCTGGGTGGGATCGACAACCGGCAGCAATGCAGGAGTAACCCGGGCAGGGGCCCGGTTTGCCGACAGTTGACGTTAAGTCATGTGGTTCGACCTGAATTTATGTGAATCCCGCATATTTCGTCATGCCTTGGCGCATTCCTGGGCATTGATCATCGGGACGCTTCCTCATCGGGAGGCTTCTCCACCGAGTTCTTCTCATCGAGTTCTTCTCGGCGCACACAGGGGGTACGCCATGGCCGCCAGGCCTCTCGTCGCGCGGCAGCCGAACGAACGGCTGCAGGCTCTCATTCAGGAAGCCGGCTGTTCCAACGCCGGTCTGGCCCGCAGGGTCAACATGTGCGGCGCCGAGCACGGGCTCGACCTGCGCTACGACAAGACCTCCGTGGCCCGCTGGCTGCGCGGACAGCAGCCGCGGGGACGGGCCCCGGCGATCATCGCGGAGGCGCTCGGCCGCAAGCTGGGCCGGACCGTGACGATCGACGAGATCGGCATGGCGAACGGCAAGAACCTCGCCTCGGGCGTGGGCCTGCAGTTCTCGCCCACCGTGCTCGGCGCGATCGAGCAGGTCTGCGAGTTGTGGCGCAGCGACGTGGGGCGCCGGGACTTCCTCTCCGGTTCCTCGGTGGCCGCGTCCGCCCTCGTCGAGCCGAGCCGGGACTGGCTGATCTCGGCGATGGACTCGCAGGTGGCGCGGGCGGCCGGGCCCCGGGTCGGCACGGCGGACGTGCAGGCCGTGCGGGCGATGACGGAAGCGCTGACGCAGCTCGACCACCAATTCGGCAGCGGGCACGTGCGCCCGGTCGTCGTGCACTACCTCAACTCCGTCGTGTCCGGGCTGCTCGCGGGCTCCTACCGGGAGGCGGTCGGGCGGGAACTCTTCGCCGCCGTCGCACGGTTGACGGAACTCGCGGGCTACATGGCCGTGGACACCGGGCAGCCCGGGCTCGCCCAGCGCTACTACATCCAGGCGCTGCGGCTCGCGCAGGCCGCGGGAGACCGGGGCTACGGCGGGTACGTACTGGCCGCGTCCATGAGCCACTTGGCGGCGCAGCTCGGCAACCCGCGCGAGATCGCGCAGCTGGCGCGGGCCGCGCAGGAGGGGGCGCGCGGGCGGGTCACGCCGCGGGCCGAG
Proteins encoded in this window:
- a CDS encoding transcriptional regulator: MAARPLVARQPNERLQALIQEAGCSNAGLARRVNMCGAEHGLDLRYDKTSVARWLRGQQPRGRAPAIIAEALGRKLGRTVTIDEIGMANGKNLASGVGLQFSPTVLGAIEQVCELWRSDVGRRDFLSGSSVAASALVEPSRDWLISAMDSQVARAAGPRVGTADVQAVRAMTEALTQLDHQFGSGHVRPVVVHYLNSVVSGLLAGSYREAVGRELFAAVARLTELAGYMAVDTGQPGLAQRYYIQALRLAQAAGDRGYGGYVLAASMSHLAAQLGNPREIAQLARAAQEGARGRVTPRAEAMFYAAEARGHALMGDARATQTVAGRAHAAMDRAGSTAESGDDPVWIKHFDHAYLADELAHCHRDLGNAEAAARTAQESLDGHPETRARRRAIGLVLLATAQVQQREVEQACNTGTRAVELLGTLRSNRGAEYLEDFQQRLEPYRDEPVVREFGARMEMQAA